The genomic region GCTTGCTCTCCCATCCCGCCTGGGAATAATAAAGAATATAACAAGACGCGATCGCGCGCTTGGGGGTGCATCCCTCGGGTCATTCCCGAGGAGGGTCCCCCTCGGAGGCGATCGCGCACCATTGAGATCCCTCGATCGGCGGATTGCATAGATTGCGCTTTCGACCACACCGGGAGAAGAGGTGGGGGAACAGACGACCTCGTTTTCCGATCTCCAAGCGGTAGGACAGTGGGCGATCGAAACTAATTTGAATCCAATGGCGAGGATGCGGCCATCTAGGGTGCGGACAACGGATCTGGGGTGCGATCGCCGTACTCCAACTGACCGCTTGGGCTGTAGATCGCAGAAGAAAAATATGGGAGTTCCCGAACATCTTGACCTTACTCGTGTCCGTCGCGAGACCGTTTCCCCTTTGGAAGCGCAACGACTGGCGGCGATCGAGCGATGGGGATTGCTCGAAGCCGATATCGTGCCGATTTTTGAAGAGGCTACCCAAAAAGCTGCGGAATTTCTCGGCATTCCGATCTGTACGGTCGGTATTGTCGATCGCGAACGCGAATATTTGCGGGCGGGGGTGGGGTTGGACGAACTCGACCTGCCCCCCCACGCCGACGGCGAATACGCGATCGCCCGAGCCGATTCGTTGAGCAATCGGACTGTGGCAACCGGGCAAGTCTGTGCGATTCGCGATACGGCGAGCGATCCGGACTTGGCGCGGCTGAGTTGGGTTCGCGACTACGGGATCCGCGCCTATTTAGGATTGCCCTTGCACGCCAGCGACGGTTGCTGTGTCGGCACCTTGGCGGTGATGGATCTGGCGCCGCGTACTTTTAGAATCTCCGAGATTCAGTTTTTAGAAATGACTGCTCGCTGGATGATGAGCGAAGTGGAACGGCGACGTTCTCTCGGAATCGGTCTCGGTTGCATGGCGCGGACTCGGGCTAATTCCGAACGGACTTTGTTTCAGTTGAAGCTCAAAGCTCTGGAATTTCTGACCCAGGAACTGCGCAATCCCCTGACGACGATGATGGGGATGGCTCAAGTTCTCAATCAGGAAGTTTACGGGCCGGTGAAACCGAAGCAAAAAGAATATCTCAATATCATTTACAGTAGCGGTGAATATTTACTGTCGTTAATCGATCAAATTCTGGCTTTGCGCAAGCTCGACGACGCGATCGGAGTGTTGAATCCGATTGCCGTCGATGTGGAAATGCTCTGCCAGCAGGCGATCGACCAACTCGATGCGATCGCCAAACGACGGGATCAAGAAATTCACTTGTCCGTGGAACCGGGCGATCGCATTTGGCGCCTGGATAAGACGATCGTCCGTCAAATTCTCTACCACCTGCTGTTTAAGTTGATTCAAGTGGCTAATCCCGGCGGCGTGGTGCGCGTTCACGTCTCGCGCAAGGGCGATCGGTTGAAAATTGCCCTGTGGCTGTCTCATCCTTGGTTGGATGAGGGCTTGCCTCCCCCTGACTTGTTTTCCTGTTCCCTGGTTACTGGGGAGAGTCCCAGTCCCGTTGCCGTAGCGGTTTCGGAGGGGGTGGTGTCGGACTCGGAAGCGACGGTCGGCGCGATCGCCCCCGAGAGTGCGGCGCGACGGACGGTGAACGAAGCCAGCCACGAACAGATCGGCTTGTTGCTCAGTTGCGACCTCGCCGAACTGCACGGGGGGACGATCTCCATTGAAGGATCCTCGGAATTGGGCTATCGATATGTGTTGAGTCTGCCCCGCACGAGGAACGTTGAGGAAATTTCCTAGGCGATAGGGTTGACAAAATATATAAACCGTGGTATATGCAGGAGTCGAACTGAGGACGGCGCTAGTCAGTCCTTTCCCTTAACAGAAGGGTTCCGGCTGAAGTAATGTTATTGCAACGTATTGTTAGCACCGTAGTTTGAGGAGAAGAGATTGAGTAACGTGTGGTCCTCATTTCGATGGATGGCCGACCGAATGGGCGGCGTCTTTCTGCCTCTGGTAGCGTTTTCGTCCGATTTGGCCTTAGATCGTTGGGCGAGTGGGAGTTGGCTGCATCGGATCGTCGGTTGGCTGCGCGATTGGCGTGCGGGAAGTTGGTTGATGCAGTGGGCCGAGGCGATCGCCGTCGGTTTGGTCGCCTTGTCGTTTGTCCTCGGGCCGTTCGTTTCCACCACCTTAATTGGAGTGCTGCTGCTCGCCTCGGGCGCCTATTGGGCGTTGCTGACGGTTTCCGACTCGGGAGAGAGCGGTTTTACGCCGATTCACTTGATGCTGTTTCTCTACTGGGGAATTGCGACGATCGCCACGGCGATGTCCCCGGTGAAGCAGGCGGCGTTTAGTGGCTGGGTTAAGTTAACGCTCTATCTGGTGTTGTTTTTATTGATGGCGCGGGTACTGCGATCGCC from Oxynema aestuarii AP17 harbors:
- a CDS encoding GAF domain-containing sensor histidine kinase codes for the protein MGEQTTSFSDLQAVGQWAIETNLNPMARMRPSRVRTTDLGCDRRTPTDRLGCRSQKKNMGVPEHLDLTRVRRETVSPLEAQRLAAIERWGLLEADIVPIFEEATQKAAEFLGIPICTVGIVDREREYLRAGVGLDELDLPPHADGEYAIARADSLSNRTVATGQVCAIRDTASDPDLARLSWVRDYGIRAYLGLPLHASDGCCVGTLAVMDLAPRTFRISEIQFLEMTARWMMSEVERRRSLGIGLGCMARTRANSERTLFQLKLKALEFLTQELRNPLTTMMGMAQVLNQEVYGPVKPKQKEYLNIIYSSGEYLLSLIDQILALRKLDDAIGVLNPIAVDVEMLCQQAIDQLDAIAKRRDQEIHLSVEPGDRIWRLDKTIVRQILYHLLFKLIQVANPGGVVRVHVSRKGDRLKIALWLSHPWLDEGLPPPDLFSCSLVTGESPSPVAVAVSEGVVSDSEATVGAIAPESAARRTVNEASHEQIGLLLSCDLAELHGGTISIEGSSELGYRYVLSLPRTRNVEEIS